In Cucurbita pepo subsp. pepo cultivar mu-cu-16 unplaced genomic scaffold, ASM280686v2 Cp4.1_scaffold000498, whole genome shotgun sequence, the DNA window CTAAAAGCTCGTCCATATCAACGCTGTGGTCTAAATGTGAGGACTCTCTTTGCCTCCTCGCACTTCGCTCGTACTTTTGGGGAAATGGGGTTGTGGTTGATTTCTCAGATGGGGTTTTTCTTCTCCATACATCTTTGgatgttgaagaagatgaagctCTGGGAACTGAAATCCGAATTCTGGGCTTTGATTTAAACTCACTCAGGCAAACTTTGAGGTTATTTCTGGTTTCGATTAGGCACAAGAAGACGGGGGAAGAGAAGGATGAAGTCGATTGTAATTGCATTGAAGAAGGTGAGATTAAAGAGATAATAACCATTTCAACAAAGGGAATTAGTTCATAATTTTGAGGAGTGAAGAGGAGAGAGCAGAGATTTCTTCGCAGCTCCGTTCCCGGCGCCGGTGACGGAGACCCCTTCGCGTTTTCGCTTCTTCGTGccttctttgtatttttttctatttcatttattgcctttttcttcatatgaactaatttcaataatgttcttaaattatataatacatttacccaaattacaaattttttattaattatgtaaaagaaaaagatgaaattacaaatttattaaaaataaaaaacagtgGGAGATTTGAACCACAAATAATGGGGTGCTGGAATTAGCAGATTCCGGCGAGGCAAAGCCGTAGGGTCCTCCATTTTCGGGTTTACACCAATTGTTTTTCACCTAAAAAGGGTTGTCTTGAATTTTGGGTcatattttgttgttgttgttgttgttgttgattcCGTCGTCCAGGATTGCGATGGAGCTATTCCAGAAGGCCAAAGTGGTTCGTCTAAAAAGCCACCATGACAAGTACCTCCTTGCAGAGGACGACGAAGAAAGCGTGTACCAAGACCGCAACGGCTCGGTCAAAAACGCCAAATGGACGGTCGAATTCGTCGACAATCCCCCCGGCCTCCGCTTCAAGAGCTGCTTTGGTAAATACCTAACCGCCTCCAATCTCCCCTTTCTTCTGGGCATGACCGGCAAGAAGGTCCTGCAAACCCTACCCCAAAAGCCCGATCCCTCCACCGAGTGGGAGGCCCTCCGTGAGGGCTTTCTAGTCAGGCTCAAAACTCGGTACGGCCAGTTTCTTAGGGCCAATAGCGGCTTGCCTCCCTGGCGCAACTCCGTTACTCATGATATTCCTTTTAGAACCGCCACCAAGGATTGGATCCTTTGGGACATCGATATCCTCCAGGTTCGATCTCCCAGCTCTGTTCATTACCACTCGTCTGCACCTACTCTTCCACCACCGCCTCCACCCTCCAAGCACAAACCCCACCAACACCATCATCACCATTTCCGCCGCCGGCATTGCAAGGTCGTGGACTCCTCGCCGTCACGGGATCATCATTGTAGAGAACAGGTGGTTTGGTCTGCAATCCACAGCTATATTTCTATTGGGTTTGAAGTTGAAAGtcttatatatacatattaatGACTTGCAGTCAGGCGAATCAGAAGATGGGTCACCAATGACAGCGGCGGAGGGGAGGGTGATCCATTACTATGTGGCAAACAGGAAAGGGGAGGTGAAGAAGGGAGTAGAAGAGGTGAGTTTTACATTCAAAGGGAGTCAGCCGGAGGAGTTGAAGGAGAAGTTGATAGAGGAGTCGGGCCTCCCCGACATCATTGTCTGTACTCAGAATCCTCTTAATGGAAAACTCTATCCTCTCCGCCTCCATCTTCCTCCAAACAATGCCGGCCTGCACGTTGTGCTGGTCCCTTCTTCTAATGGTCAGTATACTTGTCTTTTGTCTTCAACATTTTCTTGATCTCCTCGTATAATTGCTGCTGCTTTGATGTTACTAGATATCGAGACGCTCGGGAGTCCGTAGAGCCAAGAACCAGATTTGAACCAGATTTAAACCGGTGATACGAGGATTTTCAGTCTTCTACTCAACtaactgagctatccccgctAGAGAAATCAATCAAACCACAAAGTTTTCTTTCTAGAAAAGTTTAGGACCTCCAAATTTGACTTACAGTCATCTCATTCTCCAAGACTTAGCTCCAAATCTACTTATATTCTTTGATAACTCCCAATTGAATctttggtttgaatttttgtgTATTAATTGTAACATACAAAATGACTCTTTCTTTGTATCACTtctaaattattcttttattcttttattatgtATTCTATGTATTACTATGATCAAATGGGAATAGGNtaattgaatttttgtatTACTTCGTTCAATtcggataaaaaaaatttctattcGATGAATTATAGAGTTAAcaaaatgtatatatttttgtccataAACCAAATAAAGTACCTCTTTTCATCGGTTTNCACTtctaaattattcttttattcttttattatgtATTCTATGTATTACTATGATCAAATGGGAATAGGTCGCAAAACTTCGTTCAATtcggataaaaaaaaattctattcgATGAATTATAGAGTTaacaaaatgtaaatattttttgtccATAAACCAAATAAAGTACCTCTTTTCATCGGTTTTCTACTACTAGGGCAGCTCGCGTGATCCTACGccaaaaaaaactcttaaaaaGTGTGGgacatttgaattataagaaaaatattttattttttaactaagccataataaaacaagaaaaacaaataatttaaattaatctaAAATGTAACCAAGATTTGAATACAAGCccaaaatctcaaaatctGTCGGCAGGCTAAACCAATTCTGGAATTTATGttactttcaatttcaataagtCCTACGATACTCAGAAACTAATATGTATNATGAATACAAGCccaaaatctcaaaatctGTAGGCAGGCTAAACCAATTCTGGAATTTATGttactttcaatttcaataagtCCTACGATACTCAGAAACTAATATGTATCAAGAACATAAAGATTGaacacaaaatacaaaatgaaaaggcaaacaccaaaacaaacacaaatcaaatgCGAGATGAAAAACATGTATTCCCACGTTGTCttgttccttttcctttttcactGCTCNAACAAATCGAATGCGAGATGAAAAACATCATTGTATTCCCACGTTGTCttgttccttttcctttttcactGCTCTGTAAGATTTGCAATTCTCAAGATGAGATCAATCCTGACTTACTTTGACATCATTGTAAATCATCTCTAAAAATGAATGTGATTCTCAAAGGTAAAACAAAACGCATTCACAAGCAAATATTTGCATTCCCATAGAGGAAGGCCACNCTTCTCAAAGAAAGGTAAAACAAAATGCATTCACAAGCAAATATTTGCATTCCCATAGAGGAAGGCCACAACAAATGCTATTATAATAGCAAAGACActgaaaaaaaggaagaagatgaagaagaggagCAGCACACGGTTCTCCAAGATCATAGAAATTGTCTTAACTAAGCATTATACTATCAAGATTTGTTTCACACAGATAAATTTTCAAGTCAGCTTCAAAACTTGAGCTGTTTGCAAGAAAACATCCTAAAACTGTTGGGCGTTTATGCACTTCACCAACTAAAGGCAAACAATGGGTATGCCTTACAGAACAGAGAAGATGGATAGATTGAGATCAAACTAGAACCAAGGATGGAGTTTAACATTCNATTTTCAAGTCAGCTTCAAAACTTAAGCTGTTTGCAAGAAAACATCCTAAAACTGTTGGGCTTTTAAGCACTTCACCAACTAAAGGCAAACAATGGGTATGCCTTACAGAACAGAGAAGATGGGTAGATTGAGATCAAACTAGAACCAAGGATGGAGTTTAACATTCAAATAGCTGACCAAGTTAGAAAATAGATAACTTTCAAATGTTTACATaaaggagaggaagaagagtcAGAGTGAGAGGACTTATTGTTGGGGGGTTTTTGGATTTAAGTTCAACCAGATGCTCATCTGTgcttttgaatcttcttctccAGCTCTTCCTTGCGGGCTCCAACCACTGTATCCACCACTTTCCCTCTCCTCAGCAACATAAATGTGGGCATTGCTTGTACTCCAAATTCCTGAGCCACATTTAGTCCCTAATATTGgtgtattttctattttcaatctaCGCTTGTtgtttaaaatgtttcaatttagtccctatttgaaaaaatttcgTTTGTCGAGCAAGAACATGTGAGACTAGTGGTTCCTTTTGGGGAGAATAGCTATGTCCATGTTTGCatgttttaacatttttcGACTATATCATTTCCGTAAgtcaatattaatattagCTTATGATAAACTTACGCGATAATATACCTACAAAGGGaagaaattttcttatttctcttCCAAATTTGTAAGAAATGGGTAGAAATTGCAAATGTTTACTCTCCTACATGCCTAATATCTCTTTGAAACTTATACTAACTCACTAAGCATTTACTGGACAACATAATGTTAGAATGAAAACAACAACTAAAGGCATGTTTCACaccattcaaaataaattttaatgaaatgaaaatcacatttaaaaatataaaataaacataaaattaaattttaatgattagaGTGTTGGGAATGGTTGGAGAGAAGTCCCACGtcagctaattaaggggttgat includes these proteins:
- the LOC111785462 gene encoding uncharacterized protein LOC111785462 isoform X2 → MELFQKAKVVRLKSHHDKYLLAEDDEESVYQDRNGSVKNAKWTVEFVDNPPGLRFKSCFGKYLTASNLPFLLGMTGKKVLQTLPQKPDPSTEWEALREGFLVRLKTRYGQFLRANSGLPPWRNSVTHDIPFRTATKDWILWDIDILQVRSPSSVHYHSSAPTLPPPPPPSKHKPHQHHHHHFRRRHCKVVDSSPSRDHHCREQSGESEDGSPMTAAEGRVIHYYVANRKGEVKKGVEEVSFTFKGSQPEELKEKLIEESGLPDIIVCTQNPLNGKLYPLRLHLPPNNAGLHVVLVPSSNDIETLGSP
- the LOC111785462 gene encoding uncharacterized protein LOC111785462 isoform X1 — encoded protein: MELFQKAKVVRLKSHHDKYLLAEDDEESVYQDRNGSVKNAKWTVEFVDNPPGLRFKSCFGKYLTASNLPFLLGMTGKKVLQTLPQKPDPSTEWEALREGFLVRLKTRYGQFLRANSGLPPWRNSVTHDIPFRTATKDWILWDIDILQVRSPSSVHYHSSAPTLPPPPPPSKHKPHQHHHHHFRRRHCKVVDSSPSRDHHCREQSGESEDGSPMTAAEGRVIHYYVANRKGEVKKGVEEVSFTFKGSQPEELKEKLIEESGLPDIIVCTQNPLNGKLYPLRLHLPPNNAGLHVVLVPSSNGQYTCLLSSTFS